A genomic stretch from Bacillus sp. N1-1 includes:
- a CDS encoding 2-hydroxy-3-keto-5-methylthiopentenyl-1-phosphate phosphatase, which translates to MKKPIIFCDFDGTITNSDNIVSLMKRFAPKEWEQIKDNVLAQNLSIREGVGQMFHLIPSSRKKDLLDYLLATTEIRQGFLDFVNYTRREGIQLYIVSGGIDFFVYPLLQPFKIPEENIFCNGSDFTNETITITWPYPCGDDCTNDCGCCKPGILKKFDGDTYRKIVIGDSITDLEAAKQADQVFARDYLAKKCKELSIPAVPFESFDDIVRKLAEEKEGYDEHLTETLERTC; encoded by the coding sequence ATGAAAAAGCCGATAATATTTTGTGATTTTGATGGCACGATTACAAATAGTGATAATATCGTTTCCTTAATGAAACGTTTTGCTCCAAAAGAATGGGAGCAAATAAAAGATAATGTTTTAGCCCAGAACCTATCCATTCGGGAAGGGGTGGGGCAGATGTTTCATTTAATTCCTTCCAGCAGAAAGAAGGATTTGCTTGATTATTTATTAGCCACAACCGAGATTAGACAGGGATTTTTAGACTTTGTTAATTATACGAGGCGAGAAGGGATCCAGCTTTATATTGTAAGCGGAGGCATTGATTTCTTTGTCTATCCGCTTCTCCAACCATTTAAAATACCAGAAGAAAATATTTTCTGCAATGGGAGCGATTTTACAAACGAAACGATCACGATTACTTGGCCATACCCTTGTGGTGATGATTGTACAAATGATTGCGGATGCTGCAAGCCAGGCATCTTAAAAAAGTTTGATGGAGATACATACAGAAAAATTGTGATCGGTGACTCTATAACGGATCTAGAGGCAGCTAAACAGGCAGATCAAGTCTTTGCTAGAGATTACTTAGCAAAGAAGTGTAAAGAACTGTCCATTCCTGCAGTTCCGTTTGAGTCGTTCGATGATATCGTTCGAAAATTGGCGGAAGAAAAGGAGGGGTATGATGAGCATCTTACAGAAACGTTGGAACGAACTTGCTGA
- a CDS encoding methylthioribulose 1-phosphate dehydratase codes for MSILQKRWNELADIKDELAARDWFPGTSGNLSIKVSDEPLQFLVTASGKDKRKRTEEDFILVDRDGRAIERTSLKPSAETIVHQAIYSKTNAGCCLHVHTVDNNVISELFSTEGEITFHGVELIKAFGLWGQNDSITVPIIDNSSDLSLLAQDVVRVITKETKAVLMKNHGITVWGRDGFEAKKYLEAFEFLFSYQLKLRTFQSVVS; via the coding sequence ATGAGCATCTTACAGAAACGTTGGAACGAACTTGCTGATATCAAAGATGAATTGGCTGCTCGTGATTGGTTTCCAGGAACAAGCGGCAATCTCTCAATCAAAGTAAGTGATGAGCCGCTACAGTTTCTTGTCACCGCAAGTGGGAAAGATAAAAGAAAACGAACGGAAGAAGATTTCATATTGGTCGATCGTGATGGACGGGCGATCGAAAGAACTTCTTTAAAACCATCTGCGGAAACAATTGTTCACCAGGCCATCTATTCAAAAACAAATGCTGGATGTTGCTTGCACGTTCACACAGTAGATAACAATGTGATTTCTGAACTTTTTAGTACAGAGGGTGAAATTACTTTTCATGGTGTTGAATTAATAAAAGCGTTTGGGCTTTGGGGACAAAATGATTCAATAACCGTTCCAATCATTGATAACTCCAGTGACCTTTCTCTACTTGCTCAGGATGTAGTTCGTGTCATCACAAAAGAAACGAAAGCTGTATTAATGAAAAATCATGGTATTACAGTATGGGGCCGCGATGGTTTTGAAGCCAAAAAGTATCTCGAAGCATTTGAATTTTTATTTAGTTACCAACTTAAATTAAGAACCTTTCAATCAGTAGTAAGCTAA
- a CDS encoding acireductone dioxygenase, producing the protein MAVIKVRNTGEVIDGWDAVSAFLQQEGVLYEQWQVEKLPEQLRGNCTVTEEQKNEILTVFNEEIRSLAERNGYGNWDVVALSEETPDLDAILKKFEQVHVHTEDEVRAITAGHGIFVIKGSVGYFDVELDPGDVISVPVDTPHFFTLMDDRQVVAVRLFIDPSGWVAHPYEEKESVN; encoded by the coding sequence ATGGCGGTTATTAAAGTGAGAAATACAGGTGAAGTGATTGATGGATGGGATGCTGTAAGTGCATTTCTACAACAGGAAGGTGTACTTTATGAACAGTGGCAGGTAGAAAAACTCCCTGAACAATTAAGAGGTAATTGCACTGTAACGGAAGAACAAAAAAATGAAATTTTAACTGTATTTAATGAAGAAATTCGTTCGCTAGCTGAACGCAATGGGTATGGAAACTGGGACGTGGTGGCTCTTTCAGAAGAGACGCCAGACCTAGATGCCATTCTGAAGAAATTTGAACAAGTGCACGTCCATACGGAGGATGAAGTAAGAGCGATTACCGCTGGGCATGGGATTTTTGTGATCAAAGGAAGCGTCGGATATTTTGATGTTGAATTAGATCCAGGCGATGTGATTTCTGTTCCGGTGGATACACCGCACTTCTTTACATTAATGGATGATCGTCAGGTTGTAGCTGTTCGCCTATTTATTGATCCATCAGGCTGGGTTGCCCATCCTTATGAAGAAAAAGAAAGTGTAAATTAA
- a CDS encoding GNAT family N-acetyltransferase: protein MKIRNATVDDALAIATVHVNSWKSTYQQLIPEDYLNALDIQIREARWKKLIQAGSTIFVAVDQGEIIGFANGGENRSTSYHYDGELYAIYLLEEAQQKGAGKKLLCSVAKELRNESYQSMLVWVLNGNPAAHFYQSFYPLEVAEKETEIAGEKLLETGFGWPDLNALIKICT from the coding sequence ATGAAAATTAGAAATGCGACAGTAGATGATGCTCTAGCGATAGCAACTGTTCATGTGAATAGCTGGAAATCGACATATCAGCAGCTCATTCCAGAAGATTATCTTAATGCACTTGATATTCAAATACGGGAAGCCCGTTGGAAAAAGCTTATTCAAGCTGGCAGCACTATTTTTGTAGCCGTCGATCAAGGAGAAATTATCGGGTTTGCAAACGGTGGGGAAAATAGATCAACATCTTATCACTATGATGGAGAGCTGTACGCGATTTATCTTCTTGAAGAAGCACAGCAAAAAGGGGCTGGAAAAAAGCTCTTATGTTCTGTTGCGAAGGAGCTAAGAAACGAATCGTACCAATCGATGCTTGTGTGGGTTCTAAACGGAAATCCAGCTGCTCATTTTTATCAAAGCTTTTATCCACTTGAAGTTGCTGAGAAAGAGACTGAAATTGCAGGTGAAAAGCTTCTAGAAACGGGTTTTGGTTGGCCAGATCTTAATGCTTTGATTAAGATTTGCACCTAA
- a CDS encoding alpha/beta hydrolase, with product MKKMKVKIEGLDVCIYEWGSQRNPTVLLLHGLTNNALGFNEIADSLQDHFHLFAIDLPGHGETQTFNEEKNFSFQFLTEWLEKVRFEISDQPVYLIGHSWGAALALHFSSRFSEMVNGVVMIDGGYLHFEDDPSVTLGELLKQMSKWVTESYYSSIEEYEKKKKEEIGRWSHELEQMVHRDMKEVVGGVAMKVSENTVRAIVKSLYLESCRDIFHQIHAPIFLIRATLPEDGEKIRRQAATRMQKELGTQCKVSAIPETGHVLHWQRPEETIKKIKQWLEEKGNEKIYTQASE from the coding sequence ATGAAAAAAATGAAGGTGAAAATAGAAGGTCTCGACGTCTGCATTTATGAATGGGGAAGTCAGCGTAACCCCACCGTTCTCTTACTTCATGGTTTGACGAACAATGCGCTTGGGTTTAACGAGATCGCTGATAGTTTGCAAGATCATTTTCATTTGTTTGCGATTGATTTACCTGGCCACGGTGAGACTCAGACATTTAATGAAGAAAAAAATTTTTCTTTTCAATTTCTAACCGAATGGCTCGAAAAGGTACGTTTTGAAATAAGCGATCAGCCCGTTTATTTGATTGGCCATTCTTGGGGAGCGGCTCTAGCTCTCCACTTTAGTAGTCGGTTTTCTGAAATGGTGAATGGCGTTGTGATGATTGATGGAGGTTATCTCCATTTTGAAGATGATCCTTCTGTAACGTTAGGTGAACTCCTCAAGCAAATGTCAAAGTGGGTAACAGAAAGTTATTATTCAAGTATAGAAGAATATGAGAAAAAGAAGAAAGAGGAAATTGGTAGATGGAGCCATGAATTGGAGCAAATGGTACACAGGGATATGAAGGAAGTGGTGGGCGGCGTAGCAATGAAGGTAAGCGAAAATACGGTAAGAGCGATTGTAAAGTCACTCTATCTTGAGTCATGCCGCGATATTTTCCATCAGATACATGCTCCAATCTTTCTTATAAGAGCAACGCTTCCTGAGGATGGAGAAAAGATAAGGCGTCAGGCAGCAACTAGAATGCAGAAGGAATTGGGAACTCAGTGTAAGGTAAGTGCTATTCCGGAAACGGGTCATGTCCTACACTGGCAAAGACCTGAAGAAACGATAAAAAAGATTAAACAGTGGTTAGAAGAAAAGGGTAACGAAAAGATCTATACACAAGCCTCTGAATAA
- a CDS encoding ATP-binding protein, with protein sequence MEKGSELKDVNLDIIFHHISDLIFQIRVIDVHHYEIEAVNEAYLSNYETSKEAISGRRIEDFLGVDQGIQAIKRFQEAIIRKKTIQFEEGYSFPKQGYKLFDITLVPLVEEGSVGRLIGVAKDITEKRMNEEHLAQSEKLSIVGQLAAGIAHELRNPLTSLKGFLKLIQFRNTDKDIERYVQVMDSEFHRIEQIIDEFLILAKPTKTNFQNNRIDLILDEVIELLSGQANMKSIILQKEYASTLPPIYSESNQLKQVFINLLKNAMEAIGEEGEIIIKAKELKEHIQIQVIDNGSGIADEELKKIGSPFFTTKKNGTGLGLTICKRIVKKHKGTFTIESNESKGTIITLNFPKIYRT encoded by the coding sequence ATGGAAAAGGGAAGCGAGCTAAAAGATGTAAATTTAGATATCATCTTTCATCATATTTCAGATCTGATCTTCCAAATTCGGGTCATTGATGTGCATCATTATGAAATTGAAGCTGTAAATGAAGCTTATCTATCCAACTATGAAACTTCCAAAGAAGCCATATCCGGCCGAAGAATAGAAGATTTCCTCGGTGTTGATCAGGGGATACAAGCCATTAAAAGATTTCAAGAAGCTATTATTCGAAAGAAAACGATTCAATTTGAAGAAGGGTACTCTTTTCCGAAGCAGGGTTACAAATTATTCGATATTACACTTGTTCCCCTTGTAGAAGAAGGTTCAGTTGGAAGATTAATCGGAGTAGCAAAAGATATTACAGAAAAACGAATGAATGAAGAACACCTTGCTCAATCAGAAAAGCTATCCATTGTTGGTCAACTTGCGGCAGGAATTGCACATGAGTTACGAAATCCACTCACTTCATTGAAAGGTTTTTTGAAATTAATTCAATTCAGAAATACGGATAAAGACATTGAACGCTACGTACAAGTGATGGATTCAGAATTTCATCGTATTGAGCAAATCATTGATGAATTTCTGATTCTCGCAAAACCAACAAAAACCAATTTTCAAAACAACCGCATTGATCTTATATTAGATGAAGTTATTGAATTACTAAGCGGTCAGGCTAACATGAAAAGTATTATTTTACAAAAGGAATATGCTTCTACTCTCCCTCCTATTTATAGTGAAAGTAACCAACTAAAACAGGTTTTTATTAACCTGCTTAAAAATGCGATGGAAGCAATTGGTGAAGAAGGAGAAATTATTATCAAAGCTAAGGAACTAAAGGAACACATACAGATTCAGGTGATTGATAATGGTAGTGGCATCGCTGATGAAGAACTTAAAAAAATTGGCTCTCCTTTTTTCACAACGAAAAAGAACGGAACAGGACTTGGACTTACGATTTGCAAGAGAATTGTCAAAAAACATAAAGGCACTTTTACCATTGAAAGCAACGAGAGCAAAGGAACGATTATTACATTGAACTTCCCAAAGATCTATCGCACATAA
- a CDS encoding MFS transporter, with product MAKRDTVFFLSLFLFFFHGANTIIISYMPVYFQHSGMSESKIGAILAIGPLAAILAQPFWGYLSDKFGTIKKVLLVTLVGVAVVSVFLLTNSNYVFILISAAIFYVFMSPTGALGDSLAVKTAASVNKNFGSIRTWGSIGFAVSTLIVGQFFSFFGISTILIPFMFMIVIAFLTAMRVSDVKTRNKPVTVFDAMRIGENSKFLLFLGTILFLTIPHRANDSFVGLYLTELGGNESQIGLAWFVAVASEAIIFATSHYWFRRFNEIVFIMIAGVIYAVRWFGLAYIGGPVAVILLQIFHGVTFGVFYVAAFQYVTKLVPEHLQATGHLLFISVFFGLSGILGSLFGGLIFERSSGATLYAVMGCLTLVGCVALLFYRIVEKRKTKTDESYA from the coding sequence ATGGCTAAAAGGGATACAGTCTTTTTTCTAAGTTTATTTTTATTCTTTTTTCATGGTGCAAATACAATCATTATTAGCTATATGCCAGTTTATTTCCAACATAGCGGTATGTCGGAAAGTAAAATAGGAGCTATTCTTGCAATTGGACCACTAGCGGCAATTCTAGCTCAACCCTTTTGGGGATACCTAAGTGATAAATTTGGTACGATAAAAAAGGTTTTGCTTGTGACGCTAGTTGGAGTAGCTGTTGTTAGCGTTTTTCTTTTAACGAACAGTAATTATGTGTTTATTTTAATCTCAGCAGCGATTTTCTATGTGTTTATGTCTCCTACCGGAGCACTTGGCGATAGCCTGGCTGTTAAAACCGCTGCTAGCGTGAATAAAAACTTTGGAAGTATTCGAACATGGGGATCGATTGGTTTTGCTGTATCAACGCTAATCGTTGGTCAGTTTTTCTCTTTCTTTGGTATTAGTACGATTCTAATTCCATTTATGTTTATGATTGTGATCGCCTTTCTTACAGCGATGAGAGTGTCAGATGTAAAAACGCGTAACAAGCCTGTGACAGTGTTTGATGCGATGAGGATTGGGGAGAATAGTAAGTTTTTACTGTTCTTAGGCACAATCTTGTTTTTAACGATCCCACATCGGGCAAATGATAGTTTCGTTGGACTATATCTTACAGAACTTGGTGGGAATGAGTCTCAAATTGGACTTGCCTGGTTTGTTGCTGTAGCTAGTGAAGCTATTATATTCGCTACAAGCCATTACTGGTTCAGAAGATTTAATGAAATTGTCTTTATCATGATTGCGGGTGTGATCTATGCAGTTAGGTGGTTTGGGTTAGCGTACATAGGGGGTCCGGTAGCCGTTATCCTTCTTCAAATTTTTCACGGTGTAACGTTTGGTGTTTTTTACGTTGCTGCGTTTCAATATGTGACAAAGTTAGTGCCCGAGCACTTGCAAGCCACGGGACATCTTCTATTTATCTCTGTTTTCTTTGGACTATCAGGGATTCTTGGTTCATTGTTCGGAGGGCTGATCTTTGAAAGATCTTCTGGAGCAACTTTGTATGCTGTGATGGGATGTTTAACCCTAGTTGGGTGTGTTGCGTTACTTTTCTATCGCATCGTTGAAAAAAGAAAAACGAAAACAGATGAAAGTTACGCTTAG
- a CDS encoding DoxX family protein codes for MFVHFLRENKGTSGILFLIRLFLGYQWIAAGWTKITNGFDANGFLQGAVASASGEHPAVQGWWATFLEGVAIPNVDFFNVLIPWGEFLVGLGLILGTFTTLAAFMGVVMNFAFLFSGTTSTNPMMVILGMLLLIAGYNAAKIGIDRWLIPIVKKSIHMRQVKPVLHH; via the coding sequence ATGTTTGTTCATTTTTTGAGAGAGAACAAGGGAACTTCTGGCATTCTTTTCCTTATTCGATTGTTTCTAGGCTATCAATGGATCGCGGCTGGATGGACAAAAATAACGAATGGTTTTGACGCAAATGGTTTTTTGCAGGGAGCGGTTGCGAGTGCGAGTGGAGAACATCCGGCTGTTCAAGGTTGGTGGGCTACTTTTTTAGAAGGCGTAGCCATTCCAAATGTCGATTTCTTTAATGTCTTAATACCATGGGGAGAGTTTCTAGTTGGACTTGGCTTAATACTTGGTACTTTCACAACTCTTGCGGCATTCATGGGAGTAGTAATGAACTTTGCTTTCCTCTTTAGTGGGACAACTAGCACGAATCCAATGATGGTTATTCTCGGAATGCTCTTATTAATTGCGGGTTATAATGCCGCTAAAATTGGGATTGATCGATGGCTTATCCCAATTGTTAAGAAAAGCATTCATATGCGACAGGTGAAGCCAGTACTTCATCACTAA
- a CDS encoding CHY zinc finger protein, translating into MHQNQVLVKGKTVDNETRCEHYHSERDIIAIKFYCCDTYYPCFLCHQETADHPVQVWPKEKYNQKAILCGRCYSELTIQEYLTAHSLCPYCHASYNEGCKIHYHLYFDENKTVK; encoded by the coding sequence ATGCATCAAAATCAAGTTTTAGTAAAAGGAAAAACCGTAGATAACGAAACGCGATGCGAACATTATCACAGTGAACGAGATATTATTGCGATTAAATTCTATTGTTGTGATACTTACTATCCGTGTTTTTTATGCCATCAAGAAACAGCTGATCATCCCGTCCAAGTATGGCCAAAGGAAAAATATAACCAAAAAGCTATTTTATGTGGAAGGTGCTATTCTGAACTAACGATTCAGGAGTACTTAACAGCACACTCTCTGTGCCCTTACTGCCACGCTTCATATAATGAAGGTTGCAAAATTCATTACCATCTTTATTTTGACGAAAATAAAACCGTGAAATAA
- a CDS encoding TrkH family potassium uptake protein, which produces MKLKELFLHPPRALLLLFLIVSTIGTVLLKLPHATTTPVSWLDAWFTAISAITVTGLVVVDTGSVYTVFGQVVIMLLIQVGGLGIMSFAVVIFLLIGKKIGISQRLLITQALNQKGMGGIIKLVRSLFIFSIVIEIIGAILLSARWIPEYGVGTGIYVAIFHAISAYNNAGFSIWSDSLSSYAGDPIINLVIVMLFILGGIGFTVLIDLKEKKHFREWTLHTKLMVIGSLFINALAFLVIITLEWNNTSTLGQLNGPGKGWAAFFQALTPRTAGFNTIDIGSMEEASLFFTICLMFIGAGSASTGGGIKLTTFIAMLLSVNTFLKGKNEVTIFHKTLAFSVIIKALAITVISTGVVLVGVFILELTQGSPFLANLFEVVSAFGTVGLSMGITGSLDGIGKLTIIVIMMVGKLGPLTLAFIFASKKTPKIRYPEEEVLTG; this is translated from the coding sequence ATGAAGCTGAAAGAACTATTTCTTCATCCGCCAAGAGCTTTACTGCTTCTATTTCTCATAGTAAGTACGATTGGAACTGTTTTATTGAAATTACCACATGCAACAACTACACCTGTGAGCTGGTTAGATGCCTGGTTTACAGCTATATCAGCCATCACAGTTACAGGGCTCGTCGTTGTAGACACGGGTTCGGTTTATACCGTTTTTGGTCAGGTCGTTATTATGCTATTAATTCAAGTTGGTGGACTTGGTATTATGTCATTTGCTGTTGTTATCTTTCTTCTAATTGGAAAGAAAATCGGGATTTCACAGCGTCTTTTAATCACTCAAGCATTAAATCAAAAAGGGATGGGAGGTATTATTAAGCTTGTAAGAAGTCTATTTATTTTTTCAATAGTAATTGAAATTATTGGAGCCATTCTCCTATCTGCAAGATGGATTCCGGAATATGGTGTAGGGACCGGCATTTATGTAGCCATCTTTCACGCCATTTCAGCTTACAATAATGCTGGATTTTCAATTTGGTCTGATAGTCTTTCCTCCTATGCAGGAGATCCGATTATAAACCTTGTGATCGTAATGCTCTTTATTTTAGGAGGAATCGGCTTCACGGTTTTGATTGATTTAAAGGAGAAGAAGCATTTTAGAGAGTGGACGCTTCACACGAAGTTAATGGTGATAGGAAGTCTCTTTATTAATGCACTTGCTTTTCTCGTCATTATTACTCTTGAGTGGAATAACACTTCTACTCTTGGTCAGTTAAATGGACCTGGGAAGGGATGGGCGGCCTTTTTTCAAGCGTTAACTCCACGAACAGCAGGCTTTAATACGATTGATATCGGTAGTATGGAAGAAGCCTCCCTCTTCTTTACAATATGTCTCATGTTTATTGGTGCAGGAAGTGCCTCTACGGGTGGAGGCATTAAGCTTACGACGTTTATCGCCATGCTTCTTTCTGTTAACACCTTCTTAAAAGGAAAAAATGAAGTAACGATCTTTCATAAGACGCTAGCCTTTTCAGTTATTATCAAAGCACTTGCCATTACGGTTATCTCGACAGGCGTTGTTCTAGTAGGGGTTTTCATTCTTGAACTTACGCAAGGCTCTCCTTTTCTAGCGAATTTGTTTGAAGTTGTATCTGCATTTGGTACCGTAGGACTATCAATGGGGATAACGGGTAGTTTAGATGGTATTGGGAAGCTCACGATTATTGTGATTATGATGGTAGGGAAACTAGGGCCCCTTACACTAGCCTTTATCTTCGCTTCTAAGAAAACACCAAAAATCAGATATCCTGAAGAAGAAGTACTGACAGGTTAA
- a CDS encoding deoxyribodipyrimidine photo-lyase produces the protein MSKTVIVWFRRDFRLNDHTALEKAIAYCEENDATWVGLFQLDPHFTENIDLHHDYFFQTVAQFQERCIEGNLPFQIVYGDPIHVFEKVTDTLNVKAVFFNEDEAGYGARRDKEVCNWLTEKEIESYSYQDYYLHGSQAVRKQDDMMYKVFTPYYKQWRTLKKPQVLHIDQKRAKKYAREFNDYLDDRTEFTSVLKRCGRHWKAIGEKSAQQRARRFAIERLKDYDDHRDVPSLIGTSKLSPYLKTGTLSIRTLFHMVAENDNKGAETFIQELAWRDFYGMVHAEFPEFRNSEFQTKYRGIPWNDDNEKLNKWKKGETGFPIVDAGMRQLNQEGWMHNRLRMITASFLTKDYLIDWRLGERYFEAKLIDYDESSNTGGWQWASSTGTDAVPYFRIFNPTTQAERFDPDGTYIRKYVPELKNVANKYIHQPSKMSEEEQKESSCVIGQDYPHPTVDHREQRQKVLSVYKERT, from the coding sequence ATGAGTAAAACGGTTATCGTCTGGTTTCGGCGGGACTTTCGTTTAAATGATCATACTGCCCTTGAAAAGGCAATTGCTTATTGTGAAGAAAACGATGCTACCTGGGTGGGCCTTTTTCAATTAGATCCCCATTTTACAGAAAACATTGATCTTCATCATGATTATTTTTTTCAAACGGTCGCGCAATTTCAAGAGCGATGTATAGAGGGAAATTTACCTTTCCAAATTGTATATGGAGATCCCATTCACGTATTTGAAAAAGTAACGGATACTTTAAATGTGAAAGCTGTATTCTTTAATGAAGATGAGGCAGGTTACGGTGCAAGGAGAGATAAAGAAGTATGTAATTGGTTAACAGAAAAAGAAATCGAATCATATAGTTATCAAGATTATTACCTACATGGTTCCCAAGCAGTTAGGAAACAGGATGATATGATGTATAAAGTATTTACGCCATATTATAAGCAGTGGCGAACTTTGAAGAAACCGCAAGTGCTTCATATTGATCAAAAGAGAGCTAAAAAGTATGCCCGTGAATTTAATGATTATCTAGATGACAGAACAGAATTCACAAGCGTTTTAAAACGGTGTGGGCGTCATTGGAAAGCAATAGGGGAAAAGAGTGCACAGCAGCGTGCAAGGCGTTTTGCGATAGAAAGATTAAAGGACTATGATGATCATCGTGATGTGCCTTCACTCATTGGGACAAGCAAATTATCTCCCTATTTAAAAACAGGCACACTTTCGATTCGAACTCTTTTTCATATGGTAGCAGAAAATGACAATAAGGGTGCAGAAACATTCATACAGGAGCTTGCCTGGCGAGATTTTTATGGAATGGTTCATGCAGAGTTTCCTGAATTCAGGAATAGTGAGTTTCAAACGAAATACCGAGGAATTCCTTGGAATGATGATAATGAAAAATTGAACAAGTGGAAAAAAGGTGAAACAGGTTTTCCGATTGTTGATGCGGGGATGAGACAACTAAATCAAGAAGGGTGGATGCATAATCGACTACGTATGATTACCGCCTCGTTTCTTACCAAAGATTATCTTATTGATTGGAGACTTGGTGAACGTTACTTTGAAGCAAAGCTGATTGATTATGATGAGTCTTCTAATACTGGAGGCTGGCAGTGGGCATCTTCTACCGGAACGGATGCAGTTCCTTATTTTCGAATTTTTAATCCTACGACACAAGCAGAGCGTTTTGACCCGGATGGCACTTATATTAGAAAGTACGTTCCAGAGTTAAAGAATGTCGCGAATAAGTATATTCATCAACCATCAAAAATGAGTGAGGAAGAGCAAAAGGAAAGTAGTTGTGTCATTGGACAAGATTATCCTCATCCAACCGTCGATCATAGAGAACAGCGTCAAAAGGTACTTAGTGTTTATAAAGAAAGAACATAG
- a CDS encoding spore germination protein: MKWFKRGASEKPSTLEEMVKDLKQSIDFVAYENKESDQPYRLIYFASLIDPEQLHRDILPVIKECESKSLEDLKGILPIENIEISSKLSLIQERLLEGHVAVQLSRGQKVLLVNISLRKSRDLSAPEIEFSVMGPKEGLVEDLHTNMNLLRRRIPHPRLRMKEITVGTVSKTKVVVAFIEGVASEQNINTVMQRLEDLDFDIISDSSFIGQMLEDNSFSVFPQMIDTERTDRITGHMNFGAFAILTEGSSNALIGPINFGQLLVSFEDYYLGWNIASFFRIVRMIAILASIIATPLYVAVLTYHYELFPSKLLATLISSRSDIPFSPVIEVFFLEVTIDLLREAGARMPTKVGQTLGIVGGIVIGTAAVEASLTSNILLILVALSALASFTTPVYRMTNTIRFLRYPLIVFAQFLGLIGVALFGLFILTHMIRLTSFGNPYLAPLYPPRIKDWYDSFFRLPYVMQKNRFQFFRGNQSTRFEDKKKKSKHSLDFDEQ, translated from the coding sequence TTGAAATGGTTTAAGAGAGGTGCATCTGAAAAACCGAGTACATTAGAAGAAATGGTCAAGGACCTGAAGCAATCAATCGATTTTGTTGCGTATGAGAACAAAGAAAGTGATCAGCCTTATCGTTTAATCTACTTTGCCTCTCTTATTGATCCTGAACAGTTACATCGTGATATTTTACCTGTAATAAAGGAGTGCGAATCGAAATCGCTCGAAGATTTAAAAGGCATCCTTCCAATTGAGAATATTGAAATCTCATCAAAACTGTCACTCATCCAAGAACGTTTATTGGAAGGGCATGTCGCTGTTCAGCTTTCAAGGGGTCAAAAAGTACTGCTCGTTAACATTAGTCTACGTAAATCAAGGGATCTCTCTGCTCCAGAAATTGAATTTAGCGTAATGGGACCGAAAGAAGGTTTAGTTGAGGACCTTCATACAAATATGAATTTACTTAGGCGCAGAATTCCCCATCCCAGGTTAAGGATGAAGGAAATTACAGTAGGAACGGTTAGTAAAACAAAGGTGGTAGTCGCTTTTATAGAAGGTGTTGCAAGTGAGCAGAATATCAACACAGTTATGCAGCGTCTGGAAGATCTTGATTTTGATATTATCTCTGATTCTTCATTTATTGGTCAGATGTTAGAAGATAACTCATTCTCCGTTTTTCCACAAATGATTGATACTGAAAGAACCGATCGGATTACGGGGCATATGAATTTTGGTGCTTTTGCAATCTTAACAGAAGGGTCTTCTAATGCTTTAATTGGTCCGATAAACTTTGGGCAATTGTTAGTTTCGTTTGAAGATTATTATCTAGGTTGGAATATTGCTTCTTTTTTCCGTATTGTACGAATGATTGCGATCTTGGCATCTATTATTGCAACCCCATTGTACGTTGCCGTATTAACGTATCATTATGAATTATTTCCATCTAAGCTATTAGCGACGTTAATTTCTTCAAGAAGTGACATTCCTTTTTCACCAGTCATTGAAGTGTTTTTTCTTGAAGTCACGATTGATTTATTACGTGAGGCTGGGGCAAGAATGCCGACGAAAGTTGGTCAAACACTTGGTATCGTTGGTGGTATTGTCATAGGAACGGCTGCAGTAGAAGCTTCCCTTACGAGTAATATCCTTCTAATATTAGTTGCGTTGTCAGCGCTAGCGTCTTTTACAACGCCAGTTTACCGTATGACAAACACCATTCGATTTTTGCGCTATCCTTTGATTGTGTTCGCTCAATTTCTAGGTTTGATCGGTGTAGCGCTGTTTGGCTTATTTATATTGACACATATGATTCGGTTAACCTCATTTGGAAATCCGTATCTGGCGCCATTATATCCGCCAAGAATAAAAGATTGGTATGACTCTTTTTTTCGTTTGCCTTATGTGATGCAAAAAAACAGGTTTCAATTTTTTCGAGGAAACCAATCAACACGCTTTGAGGATAAGAAAAAAAAGTCAAAGCATTCGTTGGACTTTGATGAGCAGTAG